The Sorangiineae bacterium MSr11954 DNA segment AGTTTCACGGACGGAGACCCTCCGGTTCTTCGAAATCAAAGCTTCAGCAGAATGGCAATCTGCACACCGACCAACAACGCCAGGGCCATGCAATAAGGGATGGTGCGCTTCATCACCTCGCCCTCGCGCCCGGACAGGCCCACGACGGCGGTCCCCACCAGCACCTTCGTGGGTGCGATGGCGCTGCCCAGCGCTCCCCCGATGGATTGAACGCTGGCCACGGCGACGGTGTCGATGGCCAGCGCGCGCGCACTCTCCAGCTGCAGGGCGCCGAACATGACATTGGAGTTGGTGTTGCTGCCCGTCATGAACGTCCCCAGAACTCCAATGTACGGCGAGAATACGGCAAACGCCGAGCCGGCGCCGGCGGCGATGGCGCGGCCCAGGAGCGCGGTCATGCCGGTGTCGGTCATGATGACGGCCATCATGACCATGGTGCAGATGCCCACGCTGGTGGAGATGCATTGCGCGTACGTGGTGCGCAGCGCGCCTGTGAAGAGGCGCGGCTTCCAGCGGTCGCTCAGACGATAAATGGCATACGAGAGCAGGATGCCAAATAAGATGAGCGGCGCAGGATGGCGAAGGAGCTCGATGGCGGCATACCGCTTTTGCGGTTCGACGGAGAACCCCAATCCGGTTCGAAGGCCGGGGTAGTCGAGGCCCCAGCCGGCCTTGATGGCGCGCAGCGCGGGCCACTGCGAGAGCAGGCTCAATCCAATGAGCACGTAGTAGGGCAGAAACGCCAAGTGAAAGCTGCGCTCGGCGGGGGCCGCGGCGGTCTGCGAGCCGCCGCCGATTTCGAGCACCCGGGTACCCGTTGGATCGGGCGCGCGCTTGCTACCGCGCCCAAAGAGCCCGAGGCGGCTCGCCAGCCAGCCGATGCAGCAGCCCACCAAGCCGGGGATCACGGACGCGAGCTGCGGCATGCCGAAGCGCGCGGTGAGCCACATGGCGAGGGCCATGGCGCCGCCCATGAGCAAGATGGCCCACGTGCCGCGGCGAAGGGCCGCGAGGCCGCCTTGCACGTGTGCGACCGCAAATCCGCTGGCCACGATGGGGAGCGCAAAGAGCGCGGCCATGCGCGGGGCGATGACGTCGCCGTGGATGCCCGTCACCAATTGAATGGTGTAATACGACGAGCCGAGCGAGCCAAAGGTGACCGACCACGCGTGCCCGATGAGCACGATGGCGGCGGCCTGCGCCGCGCCGAACCCCATGAGCACCAAAAGCGGCGCGACCACCGCGACCGGCACGCCGAAGCCGGCCACGCCCTGCATGAAGCCGGCGAATGCCCACCCCACCACCAGCGCTTGCGCCAAAGGATCGCCCACCAATCGACCCATCGTGCGTCCGATGATGCGAATGCCCCCGAGCCCCTCGACGATGTTGTAGAGGAGCACCGCGCTCCAAATGACCGATAGCACGAAGAGGCTCAAACTCAGTCCCTTCGTGCTCGAGATGGCCAAGCCACGCGCACTCTCGCCGAAACCTGCGCACGCCAGCGCCGTGGTGACGAGGCACGCGGCCGCCCCGGCTTTGGGCGCGCTCCAACGACAGCCCATGATCAACGTCAACAACACCACGATGGGCAGCGACGCCAACGCCATATACGGCGCCGTCAGCGGAGGGCCGCTCCACGCGAGCGCCAGCGACGGAGAGACGGATTGCATCCCCATTCCCGATGAGGGCCGATCCTACTCCTTGCATGCAAAAGGGGCGTGCGCATTTCCAAGCTGGAGCTTCGATTCATTGGAACGCAGCGCACCATACGATGCGTGCGCGTAAGGATTCATCGCGACGCGTATGCGCAGCGTCTTGTCCCGGCGCGTACGCGTAAGAAATCGTCCCAGCGCCTGCGCATGAGGATTCGTCCCGATACGCCGCGCGCGCGGCGATGGCCGGGATTACAACGTCGGCGGCGCGCTCGCGTTGTACCTCCCGGCGCGCATGCGTAAGAAATCGTCCCAGCGCCTGCGCATGAGGATTCGTCCCGATACGCCGCGCGCGCGGCGATGGCCGGGATTACAACGTCGGCGGCGGGCGGCGCGCTCGGGTTGTACCTCCCGGCGCGACGCGTAAGAAATCGTCCCAGCGCCTGCGCATGAGGATTCGTTCCGATACGCCGCGCGCGCGGCGATGGCCGGGATCACCATGTCGGTGGCGCGCTCGGGTTGTACCTTGCATCGACGTAAGGTTTCGTCAGGGCGCGGGGGCGCGAAGGAGGTATGGCGCCGTGAGTCGTTCGGACAGCGAGCGCAATTGTTTGCGTGCGGTTCGGTCGTAGGCTTGGTCGAGCGGGCGCGCCAGGTGCTGTTGATTGAAATACTGACCGGACGGGCCATTCTCCAATGCATGGTTCAATACGAAGAGGGTGGCGTCGGCGCCGTCGCGGGCGGGGCCCAAGGGGCGGATATTGGCGCCGCGTACCATGTTGGTGTCGAGGTAGGTACCCGGGTGAAGCGCATGCGTCTTGATGGTCGGATGCGTCTCCGCGAGATCGAAGGTAAAGAGGATTTGGGCCAGCTTGCTCCGGCAATAGGCCGAGCTGCCCGAGTAGCCGCGCTCCAGCATGGGATCGTCGAAGTCGATTTCCTCCTGGCCAATGGATGAAACATTGATGACGACCTTGGGCGCCCGCCCCTGGGCGATGAGGTTTCGCGTCAGGAGAAAGGGGGCCAGGTAGTTCACCGCGAAGCGAAGCTCATGACCGTCGCGGCTGGTCTCGCGCACCCCGCGGCTCCCGCCGGTGCCGATGCCGGCGTTGTTGATGAGCACATCGAGCTGCGGAACCTCGCGGGCGAGGCGCGCCGTCTCCTCCAAGGACGCAAGATCGGCGACGAAGCCCCGCGGCGCGATCGCCGCGCCGCCGTGCGCGCGAAGCGATGCCACCGTGCGCTCGACTTTTTCGGCGTTGCGCCCGTGGGGGTAGACGATGCTGCCCGCCCGCGCGAGCGCGTCCGCGGTGAGCGCTCCGATGCCGTCGGTCGCACCGGTGACGAGGATGTGTTGGCCGCGAAGGCGATGGGTGGAGGCCATGGTCGATTCGTTTCCTTTCGAGGCGACGCGGTACGAGGCGTTCGTTCCATGCCCCGCCCGCGCGATTTCATGTCTTTGTTTCGGTACGAGTAGTCTCGAAATATAACGAGACTAATCGTCTTGTAAAGTGGAGCGTTCTTCCTCCTTGACCTCGAGCGCACTCGAGGTTGCACCGTGCCATCGAGGAGAGACTCCAATGAGCACCGACGGTAGTTTTTATTCGATCATCGATTACACGGTGGATGGCACGAAGACGCAGCATGA contains these protein-coding regions:
- a CDS encoding SDR family NAD(P)-dependent oxidoreductase translates to MASTHRLRGQHILVTGATDGIGALTADALARAGSIVYPHGRNAEKVERTVASLRAHGGAAIAPRGFVADLASLEETARLAREVPQLDVLINNAGIGTGGSRGVRETSRDGHELRFAVNYLAPFLLTRNLIAQGRAPKVVINVSSIGQEEIDFDDPMLERGYSGSSAYCRSKLAQILFTFDLAETHPTIKTHALHPGTYLDTNMVRGANIRPLGPARDGADATLFVLNHALENGPSGQYFNQQHLARPLDQAYDRTARKQLRSLSERLTAPYLLRAPAP
- a CDS encoding L-lactate permease, with the protein product MQSVSPSLALAWSGPPLTAPYMALASLPIVVLLTLIMGCRWSAPKAGAAACLVTTALACAGFGESARGLAISSTKGLSLSLFVLSVIWSAVLLYNIVEGLGGIRIIGRTMGRLVGDPLAQALVVGWAFAGFMQGVAGFGVPVAVVAPLLVLMGFGAAQAAAIVLIGHAWSVTFGSLGSSYYTIQLVTGIHGDVIAPRMAALFALPIVASGFAVAHVQGGLAALRRGTWAILLMGGAMALAMWLTARFGMPQLASVIPGLVGCCIGWLASRLGLFGRGSKRAPDPTGTRVLEIGGGSQTAAAPAERSFHLAFLPYYVLIGLSLLSQWPALRAIKAGWGLDYPGLRTGLGFSVEPQKRYAAIELLRHPAPLILFGILLSYAIYRLSDRWKPRLFTGALRTTYAQCISTSVGICTMVMMAVIMTDTGMTALLGRAIAAGAGSAFAVFSPYIGVLGTFMTGSNTNSNVMFGALQLESARALAIDTVAVASVQSIGGALGSAIAPTKVLVGTAVVGLSGREGEVMKRTIPYCMALALLVGVQIAILLKL